A stretch of the Mesorhizobium sp. Pch-S genome encodes the following:
- a CDS encoding LacI family DNA-binding transcriptional regulator: protein MARQATAIKPVRLADVAKAAGVSHGTASNVFSHPEIVREEVRERVKAAADALGYAGPDPKGRLLRAGKVNAIGVATAGPLSYFFDDPFARVVMSGISEICDATGAGLSLVSAINGEHLAWNIQSALVDGFIVFCVEGNWQPVYLTRERKLPFVVLDFGYDEGALSAIGIDNKAGAKLAADHLLAFGHSRFGVLALNFDEGSSGPVTALRAEGATYSGTRDRLYGYLETLAGAGIDAASVPIYETGNDVPTVHASLDYMFDLPEPPTALLAMSDRIAMIAIDWLKERGLSVPGDVSIVGFDGVPEAATCKPSLTTIAQPMREMGRRAARAILDPGQAERRQEMPIELVVRESAGPVSER, encoded by the coding sequence ATGGCAAGACAGGCAACCGCGATCAAACCGGTCAGACTGGCGGATGTCGCCAAGGCTGCCGGCGTCTCGCACGGCACCGCCTCGAATGTCTTCAGCCACCCGGAAATCGTGCGCGAAGAAGTACGCGAACGCGTCAAGGCGGCTGCGGACGCACTCGGTTACGCCGGCCCCGACCCCAAGGGCCGCCTGCTGAGGGCCGGCAAGGTCAACGCCATCGGCGTTGCCACCGCGGGACCCCTCTCCTATTTCTTCGACGACCCTTTCGCGCGCGTGGTCATGTCCGGCATCTCGGAAATTTGCGATGCCACGGGTGCCGGCCTGTCGCTGGTGTCTGCGATCAACGGCGAACATCTCGCCTGGAACATCCAGAGCGCATTGGTCGACGGCTTCATCGTCTTCTGCGTGGAAGGCAACTGGCAGCCAGTGTATCTGACCCGCGAGCGAAAACTCCCCTTCGTCGTGCTCGACTTCGGTTATGACGAGGGTGCGCTTTCAGCCATCGGAATCGATAACAAGGCCGGCGCGAAACTGGCTGCGGACCACCTTCTGGCATTCGGCCACAGCCGTTTCGGCGTGCTGGCGCTGAATTTCGACGAGGGAAGCAGCGGGCCGGTGACCGCTCTGCGCGCCGAAGGCGCCACCTACTCCGGCACACGCGACCGCCTCTACGGCTATCTGGAAACGCTCGCCGGTGCCGGCATTGATGCAGCCAGTGTTCCGATTTACGAAACCGGCAACGATGTGCCGACCGTACATGCAAGCCTCGACTACATGTTCGACCTGCCAGAACCACCGACCGCGCTGCTTGCGATGTCCGACCGGATTGCCATGATCGCGATCGACTGGCTCAAGGAACGCGGCCTGTCGGTACCTGGCGATGTCTCCATTGTCGGCTTCGACGGCGTTCCGGAAGCGGCCACATGCAAGCCGTCGCTGACCACGATCGCTCAGCCGATGCGGGAAATGGGCCGCCGTGCCGCCCGCGCCATCCTAGACCCGGGCCAGGCCGAACGCCGGCAGGAGATGCCGATCGAGCTGGTCGTGCGCGAATCGGCCGGTCCCGTCAGCGAACGCTGA
- the tet gene encoding Tet(A)/Tet(B)/Tet(C) family tetracycline efflux MFS transporter, with protein sequence MNRSIAIILATVALTATGIGLTMPVIPELLREVGHTGDLGWRYGAFLALYALMQFVFSPLLGALSDRFGRRPLLLMSLAGATVDYLFMTLAPTLWLLFIGRAIAGVTGAVSAVASAYIADVTPEDQRARRFGQLGAAFGVGFIAGPAIGGLLGGIWTRAPFLAAAVLNLVTLLIAMLVLKEPKRASIEATTVSLNPFAPLRWALGFPLLLPLLGTTILLAMVGEVGGTIWVVYVEDKFAWDPLTVGISLTLFGLFHALAQAFLAGPLSERLGEKKALAIAIAADSTAYILIGLATHGWMVFALLPMLCLGGIGAPALQSMMTAGVDANSQGRLQGVIAGLTSLASIVAPLAISTTYFATRSTFPGLVWIGGAALYLVCVPLLTLKPGNRIAA encoded by the coding sequence ATGAATCGCTCGATCGCCATCATCCTGGCAACGGTTGCCCTCACCGCAACCGGTATCGGGCTCACCATGCCGGTCATTCCGGAACTGCTGCGCGAAGTCGGCCACACCGGCGATCTCGGCTGGCGCTACGGTGCCTTCCTGGCACTCTACGCGCTGATGCAGTTTGTCTTCTCACCGTTGCTCGGCGCGCTGTCGGATCGTTTCGGCCGCCGCCCACTGCTCTTGATGTCTCTGGCTGGCGCCACGGTGGACTACCTGTTCATGACCCTCGCCCCGACGCTGTGGCTGTTGTTCATCGGCCGGGCGATAGCCGGCGTCACCGGTGCCGTGTCCGCGGTCGCGTCGGCCTACATTGCCGACGTGACGCCCGAGGACCAGCGTGCACGGCGCTTTGGGCAGCTCGGCGCGGCCTTCGGCGTCGGTTTCATCGCCGGGCCAGCCATCGGCGGTCTGCTGGGTGGTATCTGGACGCGTGCCCCCTTCCTTGCCGCCGCGGTCCTGAATCTGGTCACCTTGCTCATCGCCATGCTGGTCCTGAAGGAGCCAAAACGTGCGAGCATCGAAGCCACGACCGTTTCGCTCAACCCCTTCGCTCCCTTGCGCTGGGCACTCGGCTTTCCATTGCTGCTGCCATTGCTTGGCACGACCATTCTGCTGGCCATGGTCGGCGAAGTCGGAGGCACGATCTGGGTTGTTTATGTCGAGGACAAGTTCGCCTGGGATCCGCTCACTGTCGGCATTTCGCTGACCTTGTTCGGCCTCTTCCACGCCCTGGCCCAGGCCTTTCTGGCCGGGCCTCTCAGCGAAAGGTTGGGTGAAAAGAAAGCGCTTGCCATCGCCATCGCCGCCGACAGCACCGCCTACATCCTGATCGGACTGGCAACGCACGGCTGGATGGTCTTCGCCCTTCTGCCCATGCTCTGCCTTGGCGGCATCGGCGCACCAGCGCTGCAGTCAATGATGACCGCAGGAGTTGACGCGAACAGTCAAGGCCGGCTGCAGGGCGTGATTGCCGGGCTGACCAGCCTTGCTTCCATTGTCGCGCCTCTCGCGATTTCGACCACCTATTTCGCCACGCGATCGACGTTTCCCGGGCTGGTCTGGATCGGTGGCGCAGCTCTTTATCTTGTCTGCGTCCCGCTGCTGACCCTGAAGCCTGGCAACAGGATCGCCGCCTGA
- a CDS encoding TetR/AcrR family transcriptional regulator C-terminal domain-containing protein, with amino-acid sequence MKVDRTRIVEEALKLLNEVGVDALSTRLLAERLQVRQPALYWHFKNKRALLDAMNREILERSHNHPLPTEGGDWRRYLADNTRSFRAALLAYRDAGRVHAGTEVEPDELQDIETKTAFLVAQGFEVGEAMMLFIALGRYTLGCVIEEQSDYPEGPGRGAELDDAARDFPLLSAGLARYREGGHTALFETGLSLILDGAAMRLARKAEKSGA; translated from the coding sequence ATGAAGGTCGACCGCACACGCATCGTCGAAGAGGCGTTGAAACTGCTCAACGAAGTGGGGGTGGATGCGTTGTCTACGCGCCTGCTTGCGGAGCGGCTGCAGGTGCGCCAGCCGGCCTTGTATTGGCATTTCAAGAACAAGCGCGCGCTGCTGGATGCCATGAACAGGGAGATCCTGGAGCGCAGTCACAACCATCCGTTGCCGACGGAAGGTGGCGACTGGCGACGCTACCTCGCTGACAATACGCGCAGCTTTCGCGCTGCGCTGCTGGCGTACCGGGATGCCGGCCGGGTTCATGCGGGCACCGAAGTCGAACCCGATGAATTGCAGGATATCGAGACGAAGACTGCGTTTCTGGTTGCACAGGGGTTTGAGGTGGGTGAGGCGATGATGCTGTTTATCGCACTCGGTCGCTACACGCTCGGTTGCGTCATCGAGGAGCAGTCCGACTATCCTGAAGGGCCGGGCCGAGGCGCGGAACTCGATGATGCGGCGCGTGACTTTCCGCTGTTGTCGGCGGGATTGGCGCGCTATCGCGAAGGGGGGCACACGGCCCTGTTCGAAACGGGACTCAGTCTGATCCTGGATGGTGCCGCCATGCGGCTTGCACGCAAGGCGGAAAAATCCGGCGCCTAG
- a CDS encoding DUF423 domain-containing protein, which translates to MNSSRFAFEPCAPLVLAGGLSGAAGVALSAAAAHVGGAFTGTVASFLLTHALALLAIGLVGGNRILRLGGLVLLVGLILFCGDLLARDFLGGRLLPFVAPTGGTLLILGWLTTAASAFAGSRT; encoded by the coding sequence ATGAACTCTTCCCGTTTCGCTTTTGAACCTTGCGCGCCTCTGGTGTTGGCAGGAGGTCTCAGCGGCGCCGCGGGCGTGGCGCTGTCGGCGGCGGCCGCGCATGTCGGTGGTGCCTTTACCGGCACGGTCGCATCATTCCTGCTTACCCACGCGCTCGCGCTGCTCGCGATCGGGCTGGTCGGTGGCAACAGGATACTTCGCCTTGGTGGGCTGGTGCTGCTGGTGGGATTGATCCTGTTCTGCGGCGACCTGCTCGCCCGTGATTTCCTGGGCGGGCGACTGCTGCCCTTTGTGGCACCGACCGGCGGCACGCTGCTGATCCTGGGATGGCTGACGACCGCAGCGTCGGCATTTGCAGGATCAAGGACCTAG
- a CDS encoding multidrug efflux MFS transporter, producing MSDESTTSGEAGYNIHWRRNLVVCFVGSFTTLVAMTLLLPFLPLYVAELGVSDHAGIVQWSGIAYGATFLAAALVAPLWGRLGDRYGRKSMLVRASFGMAVCMSLMGMVQDVWQLVALRLLIGLAGGYSSGSTILVAMQTPKDRSGWALGTLSAGIMAGNLVGPLIGGALPPRIGIRATFLIAGGVIFLAFLATTFLIRENRRPTATETRKKQAGSWSRISDKRPVVAMLATGMLLMFATMSIEPIITVYVAELVTDSAKVTLVAGFVMSAAALGAILSAPRLGKLADRVGHWSVIIGALLVAALLLIPQAFVTESWQLIVLRFLMGLALGGLLPSVTSVIRHNVPDSVGGNVLGYSISAQYVGQVAGPVLGGFVGGHFGMRAVFLFTAVLLALGALFNWIVRSRYEQPQSA from the coding sequence ATGTCCGATGAAAGCACCACGTCCGGGGAAGCAGGCTACAATATCCACTGGCGCCGCAATCTCGTCGTGTGCTTCGTCGGCTCCTTCACCACACTGGTGGCAATGACGCTGCTCCTGCCCTTCCTGCCGCTCTATGTGGCGGAGCTGGGCGTCAGCGATCATGCGGGGATCGTTCAATGGTCGGGCATCGCCTATGGCGCCACCTTCCTGGCAGCGGCCCTGGTCGCGCCATTGTGGGGCCGGCTGGGCGACCGCTATGGCCGCAAGTCGATGCTCGTGCGCGCAAGCTTCGGCATGGCGGTGTGCATGTCGCTGATGGGTATGGTCCAGGACGTCTGGCAGTTGGTGGCCTTGCGCCTTCTGATCGGCCTGGCCGGCGGTTATTCCTCAGGATCGACCATTCTGGTCGCCATGCAGACGCCGAAGGATCGTTCCGGCTGGGCTCTCGGAACACTTTCAGCCGGCATCATGGCGGGCAATCTGGTCGGACCGTTGATTGGCGGTGCCTTGCCGCCCAGGATCGGCATCCGCGCGACCTTCCTGATTGCTGGCGGCGTCATCTTCCTGGCGTTCCTCGCCACGACCTTCCTGATCCGGGAAAATCGTCGACCCACCGCAACTGAAACAAGGAAGAAGCAGGCGGGCAGTTGGTCACGCATCTCCGACAAACGACCGGTGGTGGCGATGCTGGCCACCGGCATGCTGTTGATGTTCGCCACCATGTCGATCGAACCGATCATCACCGTCTATGTCGCCGAACTGGTGACGGATTCTGCGAAAGTGACTCTGGTTGCCGGCTTCGTCATGTCGGCGGCGGCACTCGGGGCGATCCTGTCGGCCCCGAGGTTGGGCAAGCTCGCCGATCGCGTCGGCCACTGGAGCGTGATCATCGGCGCGCTGCTGGTGGCAGCGCTGCTGCTCATTCCGCAGGCGTTCGTCACCGAAAGCTGGCAACTGATCGTGCTGCGCTTCCTGATGGGCCTGGCGCTGGGCGGTCTGCTGCCCTCCGTCACCAGCGTCATTCGCCACAATGTACCGGACAGTGTCGGCGGCAATGTCCTGGGTTATTCGATCTCGGCGCAATATGTCGGTCAGGTCGCCGGACCGGTTCTCGGCGGTTTTGTCGGCGGTCATTTCGGCATGCGCGCGGTTTTTCTGTTCACCGCGGTGTTGCTTGCACTGGGCGCGCTCTTCAACTGGATCGTGCGCAGCCGCTACGAACAGCCGCAGTCCGCGTAA
- a CDS encoding GntR family transcriptional regulator gives MSQMLQVERQLREMILGLDIGPGEKLTERWMESRFGASRTPVRAALLRLETEGLVSRDGRGWTVSPINLAEIEQIAVYRQAVEVAAARLTAALEDRSGLDAIEAMLDSCGADTPREEWHRVGTDFHVELARLSGNEFLFRAVRDAMTRLSRARWLEIRDEAASERAWQEHRAILAALRAGRADDAADLLIRHIGGSRDRLVGSLQAERRGLRARGFAVVAA, from the coding sequence ATGTCACAGATGCTGCAGGTAGAGCGTCAGCTTCGCGAAATGATCCTGGGCCTCGACATCGGCCCGGGCGAAAAGTTGACCGAGCGCTGGATGGAAAGCCGTTTCGGGGCGTCGCGCACGCCAGTGCGTGCGGCACTGCTCAGGTTGGAGACGGAGGGACTTGTGTCGCGCGACGGGCGGGGTTGGACGGTTTCACCGATCAACCTTGCCGAAATCGAGCAGATCGCGGTCTATCGTCAGGCTGTCGAGGTTGCTGCCGCGCGATTGACGGCGGCGCTGGAAGACAGAAGCGGCCTCGATGCGATTGAGGCAATGCTTGATTCCTGCGGAGCGGATACGCCGAGGGAAGAATGGCATCGGGTCGGTACCGACTTCCACGTCGAGCTGGCGCGCCTGTCCGGCAACGAGTTCCTGTTTCGCGCCGTGCGGGATGCCATGACCCGGCTGTCGCGGGCGCGATGGCTGGAAATTCGTGACGAGGCTGCATCGGAGCGGGCCTGGCAGGAACATAGAGCTATCCTGGCCGCTCTGCGGGCAGGGCGAGCGGACGACGCTGCGGACCTCCTGATCCGGCACATCGGCGGCAGCCGTGATCGCCTCGTCGGCTCATTGCAGGCCGAGCGCCGCGGCCTGCGCGCCCGTGGTTTCGCTGTCGTTGCGGCCTAG
- a CDS encoding glycosyl transferase family 90, which yields MRNIRRRTGKVFYYARNIVRDSAPQLLFRRRLDQALTTALRGGPVLLDRLNYYNKLREPFTPSPAAVTIATLPRRPSMYYYDLKEFARYFDPNLRLDLEFGDVRGLPDVPSIVKNRPIGANNANAVLFKMDKLRHFQMPDDPVRFADKQPGVVWRGDMNNPMRLVFLDAAQGLPFCDVGSPATHAPERHHKPFMSVEDQKRYRYIVSLEGYDVATNLKWIMSSNSLCLMPEPTNEIWFCEGHLKPDEHYVQLAPDFSDIADKFAFFERHPEQAERIIASAQAYCRQFLDEPTERALCFLVLYKYFVLSGQVEPDDKVWRFISS from the coding sequence ATGCGTAATATTCGTCGCAGGACTGGCAAGGTCTTTTATTACGCGCGCAACATTGTTCGCGACAGCGCGCCGCAATTGCTCTTCCGCCGTAGGCTGGACCAGGCGCTGACGACTGCCTTGCGCGGCGGCCCCGTGCTTCTCGATCGACTCAATTACTACAACAAGCTGCGGGAGCCGTTCACACCGAGCCCGGCGGCCGTGACGATCGCGACACTGCCGCGCCGCCCATCGATGTATTATTACGATCTCAAGGAGTTCGCCCGCTACTTCGATCCTAACCTGCGTCTGGACCTGGAGTTCGGCGACGTTCGTGGACTTCCTGATGTCCCTTCGATCGTCAAGAACCGTCCGATCGGCGCAAACAATGCCAACGCCGTGCTGTTCAAGATGGACAAGCTGCGGCATTTCCAGATGCCGGACGATCCGGTGCGGTTTGCCGACAAACAACCCGGGGTCGTCTGGCGCGGCGACATGAACAATCCCATGCGCCTGGTTTTTCTGGACGCTGCGCAGGGGTTGCCGTTCTGTGATGTCGGGTCGCCCGCCACTCATGCGCCGGAACGTCACCACAAGCCTTTCATGAGCGTCGAAGACCAGAAGCGCTATCGCTACATCGTTTCGCTTGAAGGCTATGACGTAGCGACGAATCTCAAATGGATCATGAGTTCGAATTCGCTCTGCCTGATGCCGGAACCGACCAATGAGATCTGGTTCTGCGAGGGCCATCTGAAGCCGGATGAGCACTATGTGCAGCTTGCGCCCGATTTCTCGGATATCGCCGACAAGTTTGCGTTCTTCGAGCGCCATCCCGAACAGGCGGAGCGTATCATCGCGTCGGCCCAGGCCTATTGCCGCCAGTTTCTGGACGAGCCGACCGAAAGGGCGCTGTGTTTCCTGGTGCTCTACAAATATTTCGTGCTGAGCGGACAGGTCGAGCCCGACGACAAGGTCTGGCGCTTCATTTCATCGTAG
- the ppk2 gene encoding polyphosphate kinase 2: MTELERNSPAADWLEAELADTLDEDYELELSEPALSEEIAKIYKRSHPPSVERQVYFRELLTLQSELIKLQSWVAHTKAKVVVLFEGRDSAGKGGVIKRITQRLNPRICRVVALPAPTERERSQWYFQRYVPHLPAGGEIVLFDRSWYNRAGVERVMGFATADQVEEFFRDVPEFERMLVRSGIILVKYWFSITDEEQQMRFLMRIHDPMKQWKLSPMDLQSRVRWEQYTKAKEEMLTRTNIQEAPWFIVEGNDKKRARLNCIDHLLQQVPYETVPHDEITLPERVFNPEYERTVLPPELYVPQKY; encoded by the coding sequence ATGACCGAACTGGAACGCAATTCCCCCGCTGCTGATTGGCTGGAGGCGGAGCTGGCAGACACGCTCGACGAGGACTATGAGCTCGAGCTGTCGGAGCCAGCGCTTTCCGAAGAGATCGCCAAGATCTACAAGCGTTCGCATCCGCCATCTGTCGAAAGACAGGTCTATTTCCGCGAATTGCTGACATTGCAGTCGGAGCTGATCAAGCTGCAGTCGTGGGTAGCCCACACCAAGGCCAAGGTGGTGGTGCTTTTCGAGGGCCGCGATTCGGCCGGCAAGGGCGGCGTCATCAAGCGCATCACCCAACGCCTCAACCCGCGCATCTGCCGCGTCGTCGCGCTGCCGGCACCGACCGAGCGCGAGCGCTCGCAGTGGTATTTCCAGCGCTATGTGCCGCATCTGCCGGCAGGCGGCGAGATCGTGCTGTTCGACCGCTCCTGGTACAACCGCGCAGGGGTCGAGCGGGTGATGGGCTTTGCCACGGCCGACCAGGTCGAGGAATTCTTCCGCGACGTGCCGGAGTTCGAGCGCATGCTGGTCCGCTCCGGCATCATCCTGGTCAAATACTGGTTTTCGATCACCGATGAGGAGCAGCAGATGCGCTTCCTCATGCGCATCCACGATCCGATGAAGCAGTGGAAGCTCTCGCCGATGGACCTGCAGTCGCGCGTGCGCTGGGAACAGTACACCAAGGCCAAGGAAGAGATGCTGACGCGTACCAACATCCAGGAGGCTCCCTGGTTCATCGTTGAAGGCAACGACAAGAAGCGCGCACGGCTGAATTGCATCGATCACCTGCTGCAGCAGGTTCCTTATGAAACAGTGCCGCATGACGAAATCACGCTGCCGGAACGCGTGTTCAATCCGGAGTATGAACGTACCGTGTTGCCGCCGGAACTCTACGTGCCGCAGAAATACTAG
- a CDS encoding alpha/beta-hydrolase family protein — protein sequence MVFRWAARTIDAFSLTGLALATLFFCASLTPSLIPRESITQGILSGLSFSCGYGVGVALRALWTYMELPRTNPRRLVSASRVILLACLIAAVFFLIQASSWQDSIRILMGMAPANKVGPFEVAVIALVTFAVVILIARLLARVFRIIANRLRPHVPRRVAGVAGLVVTTLLFWSVVDGVLLRFAIRAMDSSYRELDQIIDAETKPPTDPRKTGSSASLINWQGLGKMGRSYIASAPSGNEIATQTGQGGKEPIRVYAGLNSAGTVEARARLALEELVRVGGFERSALIIITPTGTGWVDPAGIDPVEYLYRGDIASVAIQYSYLPSWLSLLVEPGYGSEASRALFTQVYGYWKKLPKDRRPKLYLYGLSLGAMNSDLSSDIYDVVADPYQGAVWAGPPFPSRTWKSVTAGRVAGSPAWLPRFRDGSVIRFTSQRNALDLDGAPWGPIRVVYLQYASDPIVFFDPHAAYSKPDWMKGERGPDVSQRFRWFPIVTLLQLTVDIGLGTTTPMGYGHVYAPEHYIDAWMAVAQPPGWTAEKVDALKGFFVAQRKAE from the coding sequence ATGGTGTTCCGCTGGGCAGCCAGGACGATTGACGCCTTCTCGCTGACCGGTCTGGCCCTCGCGACGCTGTTCTTCTGTGCATCGCTGACACCAAGCCTCATTCCACGTGAAAGCATCACCCAAGGCATTCTGTCTGGCCTGAGTTTCTCTTGTGGCTATGGCGTCGGTGTCGCCCTGCGTGCGCTCTGGACCTACATGGAACTGCCGCGCACGAATCCGCGTCGGCTGGTTTCCGCGTCGCGCGTAATCCTTCTTGCCTGCCTGATTGCTGCCGTCTTTTTCCTGATCCAGGCGTCCAGTTGGCAGGATTCCATCCGCATCCTGATGGGCATGGCACCGGCCAACAAGGTCGGCCCCTTCGAGGTCGCAGTGATCGCGCTGGTGACCTTCGCGGTCGTTATCCTGATCGCACGGCTGCTCGCGCGCGTATTTCGCATCATTGCAAATCGACTGCGCCCCCATGTGCCCCGGCGTGTTGCCGGGGTCGCCGGACTGGTCGTCACCACTCTTCTGTTCTGGTCCGTGGTGGATGGCGTGCTGCTGCGCTTCGCGATCCGCGCCATGGATTCATCCTACCGGGAACTGGATCAGATCATCGATGCCGAGACAAAGCCGCCAACCGATCCCCGGAAGACCGGCAGTTCGGCCTCGCTGATCAACTGGCAGGGGCTTGGCAAGATGGGGCGCAGCTACATTGCCTCCGCGCCGAGCGGCAATGAGATCGCCACCCAGACCGGCCAGGGCGGGAAGGAACCGATCCGCGTCTATGCCGGCCTGAATTCCGCCGGAACGGTAGAGGCTCGGGCAAGACTGGCGCTCGAAGAACTGGTGCGGGTTGGCGGCTTCGAACGCTCCGCACTCATCATCATCACGCCGACGGGGACAGGCTGGGTGGATCCCGCCGGAATAGATCCGGTCGAATATTTGTACCGGGGCGATATCGCGAGCGTCGCCATCCAGTATTCCTACCTGCCGAGCTGGCTCTCCTTGCTTGTCGAGCCGGGTTACGGCTCGGAAGCTTCACGGGCGCTGTTCACCCAGGTCTATGGATACTGGAAGAAACTGCCGAAAGATCGGCGCCCGAAACTCTACCTGTACGGACTTAGTCTCGGCGCGATGAATTCAGATCTGTCGAGCGATATCTATGATGTCGTTGCCGACCCGTACCAGGGCGCCGTGTGGGCGGGCCCACCCTTCCCCAGTCGGACCTGGAAAAGTGTCACCGCGGGCCGCGTCGCCGGCTCGCCCGCATGGCTGCCTCGTTTCCGCGACGGTTCGGTCATCCGCTTCACCAGCCAACGCAATGCGCTCGATCTCGACGGCGCGCCATGGGGACCGATACGGGTCGTCTATCTGCAGTATGCCAGCGACCCGATCGTGTTTTTCGATCCTCATGCTGCCTACAGCAAGCCGGACTGGATGAAGGGCGAACGCGGGCCCGATGTCTCGCAGCGCTTCCGCTGGTTCCCGATCGTCACGCTGCTGCAGCTGACCGTCGACATCGGGCTCGGCACGACCACGCCAATGGGCTACGGGCACGTCTACGCTCCCGAGCACTATATCGATGCCTGGATGGCCGTTGCACAGCCGCCCGGATGGACGGCTGAGAAGGTCGATGCGCTGAAAGGCTTCTTTGTCGCTCAACGCAAGGCCGAATGA